The Novosphingobium aromaticivorans DSM 12444 genome segment CACGCTGTAGTCGTTTTCCTCGCCCGTCTTTTGCGCGGTGTCTGCATGGATTTGCCGCCACTCCAAGGCAGGAAGCTCCCGATATGAGCGGAACCATGCAGTCTTGATGATACCACCACCACGCGGCGCAGGGCGCTGCTGCAGCTGGCCCGCAACGGCATAGCTGCCCATGGTCTTCTCAAGCTCTGATACCTGTTCCTCGGGGAAGCGCTCGGGGAACATCAACTCCCCCTCTTCCTTGCGCGGATCACCGGAGCCATAGACCCACTTCGACCGTCCCGGCTCATATCGCATCGGAATGCAAAGATGATCGTAGCCGAGGTCGATTGCTACCGCCGATACGTCCGCCTCGTTCAAGCGCTGCATGACGATCACGATTGCAGACTGATCATTGTTCACACGGCTTGGCAGGGCCTCACGAAACGTCGTCACGCCACTGGCAAGTTTGGCCGCGCTGTTCGCATCGTCCACGCTGTGTGGGTCGTCCAAGATCACCCTGTCACCACGCGAACCGGTCATGCTCTCGAATGCCATAGCCTCGCGAAAGCCTGTTCGCGCGTTCTCGAACTTGGTCTTGGCGTTCTGGTCACTGGTCAGGACAACGGGCCACCGCTCCTGATACCATTGCGACTGGATCAGGCGACGGCACTTCAGGTTGTCGCGGACAGCAAGGTCTTGCTTGTGCGCTGTGCCGAGGAAGCGCATCTCGGCATGGTCCATCGGCCCCCACTCATACGCAGGCCAGATAACGCCTGTCAAAAGCGACTTCATAGAGCCGGGCGGCACGTTCATCAGCAAGCGCTTGCTCTCTCCTCTCGAAACTGCCTCCAGATGTTCGCAGATGGCGTCCAAGGCCCATCCCCACTTGAGCGGAGTTGCAGGTTCCAGAACCGGCCACGCCATGCGCGCAAAGTCGGCCAGTGAACGGCGGGCAAGCTCTACCTCGCAGGCTTTCAGGTCGTCAGGCGTCAGGAGCATATCACTCCCCAAACACTGCGGACGTTTGTTCCGCCCCACAGGACATGCATTTCAAATGGAACAGGTCACGATGATAATACGCGGTCAAAGCCTCGCATCCGCAGTTGCATTTGAACACGACATCGCCCTGCTGACCGCCGACGGGATAACGCCAGATACCCTTGAGCGATCCGCACGACGGACACTCAAGCTGCCAAACCCCAACGGGAGCGACGCCAGCCCACTCATGCCTGCAACCAATGCAAAGCGCTTCCCCAGCAAGATGCGGGGTGTCTGGCTCAGGGCGAGCAAAAGGAATGATGTCAGCCATTGCCTTCACCCTTCGCCGCCAGCACTTCGCGTAGGGCTTCGGTCGATAGCTTGGATGCGTCCAGTACCGCAGGTGTCGGCAACGGGTTCTCCGGATCACTACCGAGCAACTGCTTTTCGCCGTACTTCCGCGCGTTCCACTTTCCGATCAGACGCAGGCGCGTATCAATCCGGATGCGCTTGTCTGCTGGTTCGATCTCGGGGTTGTCCGCGATATCCATGCAGTCATCCGCGATGTAATCGGTGCCGTAAGACCTCGCGCGCGCGGAAAGGTGACGGAAGGCTTCGTCCTCTTCCTCCCACCGCAGAACCGTCCGGAATGACGGTAGATGCGCGTCCCTACAAATGCGGGCAAGCGGCTCGCCATGCGACAGCCGCTCAATGATCTCTTCGACCACTTCATCAGTTTTCAGCGATGGACGGCCCATAGCCTGATATTACCCTTCCTGTCCGTTGCGCGCATCCTTGCGCTTTTGACGCTTCCGGAGGCGATGAAGGCGAGCGTAAGCCATACCTCCGGTAATCTCGTGACGACGGGCAAAGCGAGCGATGCCGCCAGGAGAATGGCTTGCCACCAGCAATGCGTTATCAAGGCGGGCATTCCACCGGAAAGGGGCAGTCTCGAAGGCGATGCAGTCCTCGATTATGTCCGTCTCTCGATTGGACAAGGCGCGATGCCTGCCGATCTCGGTCAGGATGCCGAGCATGAAATCGGTCTGGATGCAGATTTCACTCATGTTGCCCCTCCCCTTGTGGTCAATGCCTGTTCCAAATGAAGTCCACGGCGAACCAAGCGATAATCGCAGGCCAGCAGGTGACGAAGAATGCGAAGTCGATCCATTCGCGGAAGCTCTCTGGCCAGCCTATCGATAGGCTAAGGCTTGCAGAGAGGATTATCCCGAAGGTGAAGTATGCGAGGATCATCCGCCGACGCCCTCCATCCTGACTGCGGCAATGTCCGCACCGCTCCCAGTGTCGTTCCAGCGGAGTTGGTCAGAAGTGTAAGTGTTCCGCATATCGACAAATCCTGACTTGAGCTGAATGCGTAGTGGTCTTTCCCCGGTCTTTGGCTTGCGGCCCTTGGTTAGGGTGAAACCAGGAGCGGGTATGTCGGTGAACATCAGGCCGAAAGCGCCTTCCCTGCCTCGGCCTTGAGGGCCTCCAGTTCGTCGGGCCGGATTGCCTCGATGGGTGCGCGCCACTCCCGGTCATGCAGCCATGCAAGATGACGGGCGCGGCTCTTGGCGTAGCGGCGACGGGCACCTGGCAGGAGCGCAGCCGTGCGGACCTCGGCAGGGGTCGGCAGAAACTTTGAAGTCCGGACCAGATCCACGAACGCGGCCCGCAGATCGCAAACCGGAATGTCGCTCAGGGCCAGCCAGTAAAGCTCCAGGCGGGCACTTGCCTCGGCCTCAGAAACCTTGGCCTGCGCTGTGGCCATCGCCAGTTTGCCGATCATCACTTCGACCTGATCCTTCGTGGCCGTTTCCGGCTCAGGCTCGGCAGCGAAGGCGCGAAGCTGCGTGGCAGTCTTAGGGCCAACTATCGGGTTGTCCGACGACATGACCAGCGCGTTCAGCTTGTCGGGCAACGACGGCGCGAGCGTAAGGGTTTGTGATGCCTTGGTCGTTGCTAGCTGGGCGGTCATTGCGGGTTTCCCTCATAACTCGGTCGTGAATGTCGCGGATGCGATTGTGGAAGGTGCGATCCCATCCGGGGCGCCTATCTGTGCGGTCGAGCCAGTAATCGCGGAACTGGTCGATCTCGCGCTCGAACCTGCCGGGTGGCCAAAGGTCCACCAGAGCTTGAACATTGCTCGGCAGTGGCGATGGCGACCAATCAGCCATCATCCGGAAAGGTTTGGCCTCGCGCGCCTTATGTTCGGAAGAACCTTTAGGTTCTGTAGAACATGAAGGTTCCTTAGAAGGTTCCGTGTCCCGTTTTTGGGACTGTTTCGGAGCATTTTCGGTACTGTTCCGTTTTTGGGACTGTTCCGTTTTTGGAACTGTTTCCATGGCCAAGCGATAGACCTTGATCTGCTTGGTCCGACCGATGCGCTCGCCGGTATCAACGATGACACCACTGGCTTCCAACTCTGCCACGTTGGCGATGATGGTCTTGCGGTTCTGTCCGGTAATTTCGGAGAGGTGATCGATCGATGGATGGATCACGCCGGTCCGGTAATTGGCGCATTCGCACATGGCCACCAGCGTAAACTTCACGCTGCTGCTCTTGCAGGTTTGCTTGAAAGCCCATGCGAGCGCTTCGCTGCTCATACGCCCAGCGCCTCCACGAACACATGCAGGCCGGGAACGTCGCCGTAGACCTTGGCGATCGATGTGCGGGCAACTTGACTGTCATCGGCCCACACAATGCCGTTAAGGGCATCACCAAGTGCCTTGAGGATGTTGTCGCCATCGGGCTTGCTGGTGTGCCAGACTGCGCTTTCCTTGCGCTTCTTGGTCCAGCTCGCCGGGATCGGGAACACGGCCTGCACCTTGATACCGATCGGTGCGTTGATTGGCTGCGCGCCGCGCATGGCCTGCGACGCCGCATAGGCAATCAGGCTCTCATACGATGCCGTCTTTTCAGGCGTGTAGGCGCGGCCAGTAGCCTTGACGAAACGGGGCCTCCCCTTTCCGACAGGCACACCGGGGACGGTGAAGGAGAACTCCATCATTCCGCCCCCAGCTTCCGGCGAAATTCCGCCATGTTCTTTTCATGCTGGGCGAGGATGATCTCGCGAGCCTCGGCAGCCTTGAGCTTCTTGCGCTTCGTCAGAAACTGGTATTCGTCGCGCAATTCGATGGGGCACCAGGAGAGCTTCGTTTCCGCACTCCGCTTGGCAGCAAGGGCATAGCTTTCCGGGGTCGTTGCAGCGATAGCCTTGCGCCATGCGCCGGAGCGCTTTGCAGCCTCACGCGCCGCCTCACGCAGTTTGGGGCTTGCGCAATTCTTTCGGGCAATCGCGCTGCACTGTTCCCGATAAATCGGGTCAGTTGCCATCTTGCGACGAAGCCCAGCGCTGATCTTTGCAGCGTGTTCCGCCGACGAGGACAGGAACGCGCCGACATGCTTACGGCAATATCCGCTCTTGTTGCCCGACCAGAGCGAAGCACCACAGGCGTTGCAGGTCATGCTGCCTCCAGGATCTGATCGACCAGCTTGGCGAGGATCGGACGGCGCGACGCGCGGTGCGGAAACTTGCGGTGCAGGTTAATGATGGAAGAGTGATCGCGGTTCAGTCGGCGACCGACGCGGGGATAGGACATTCCCTGACGCAGCATGATCTCCGCCACGACCGAGCGAGCATCGACGGTTTCCGCGAACCGACTGCCTGACAGAATTTCCGCCTCGGAAATACGCAGGGCATCGGCCACCTTCTTAAGGGCGACATTCGAGGGGACCGTGACCTTGGCGAAAAGCCGGGGGCGCTTCTTTACAGTCACGACCTCGCCAGCAAGGATGCGCGCTACGGCCTCAGGCGCAGGAACCTTGCGACCACGCAAGATCCAGTAATCGTATTTGCGATCCTGCGGGACGCGCGACGACCAGCGGGACTGCTGATAACATTCCTTGCAGCGTCCACACTGACGACGGGGGCCGGAATATGCAGCCGAGCATTCAACGCAACGCTTACTGGCGCTACGGTAGTAGCAGGGGCCGCAAAGCCCGCTCTTGTTGCCACGGACACGCTTGCCGCAATGGCCGCAGTTGATCCGACGAGAGTTACGGCTATCATAGTGGGCGCGGCACAGGCCAGTCTTGCTGACGCTGTTGACCATGGCCAGGCAGCCATCATGGGCGCAGGCGACCTTCACGGCTTCACCTGTGCAGCTTGATAGACGACCCGCTTTGCCTTGCGTTCACAAAGGCGGTTGTGGGTGTCCTGTTCGATAGGGGTTACGAAGCGGCCATGATGGGCAC includes the following:
- a CDS encoding RusA family crossover junction endodeoxyribonuclease, producing the protein MEFSFTVPGVPVGKGRPRFVKATGRAYTPEKTASYESLIAYAASQAMRGAQPINAPIGIKVQAVFPIPASWTKKRKESAVWHTSKPDGDNILKALGDALNGIVWADDSQVARTSIAKVYGDVPGLHVFVEALGV
- a CDS encoding helix-turn-helix domain-containing protein; amino-acid sequence: MKVACAHDGCLAMVNSVSKTGLCRAHYDSRNSRRINCGHCGKRVRGNKSGLCGPCYYRSASKRCVECSAAYSGPRRQCGRCKECYQQSRWSSRVPQDRKYDYWILRGRKVPAPEAVARILAGEVVTVKKRPRLFAKVTVPSNVALKKVADALRISEAEILSGSRFAETVDARSVVAEIMLRQGMSYPRVGRRLNRDHSSIINLHRKFPHRASRRPILAKLVDQILEAA
- the terL gene encoding phage terminase large subunit, whose translation is MLLTPDDLKACEVELARRSLADFARMAWPVLEPATPLKWGWALDAICEHLEAVSRGESKRLLMNVPPGSMKSLLTGVIWPAYEWGPMDHAEMRFLGTAHKQDLAVRDNLKCRRLIQSQWYQERWPVVLTSDQNAKTKFENARTGFREAMAFESMTGSRGDRVILDDPHSVDDANSAAKLASGVTTFREALPSRVNNDQSAIVIVMQRLNEADVSAVAIDLGYDHLCIPMRYEPGRSKWVYGSGDPRKEEGELMFPERFPEEQVSELEKTMGSYAVAGQLQQRPAPRGGGIIKTAWFRSYRELPALEWRQIHADTAQKTGEENDYSVFQCWGRTTTGQAVLIDQIRGKWEAPDLLTQARAFWLKHKSIPGPVLRAMKVEDKVSGTGLIQTLRREGVAVIPVQRNKDKISRAYDAAAFIESGNVLLPEWADWLDGFTNEAATFPSGAHDDQLDPMFDAIHDVQFGMTVSAAVTRPIPRSVTAFNKR
- a CDS encoding helix-turn-helix domain-containing protein, which encodes MSSEALAWAFKQTCKSSSVKFTLVAMCECANYRTGVIHPSIDHLSEITGQNRKTIIANVAELEASGVIVDTGERIGRTKQIKVYRLAMETVPKTEQSQKRNSTENAPKQSQKRDTEPSKEPSCSTEPKGSSEHKAREAKPFRMMADWSPSPLPSNVQALVDLWPPGRFEREIDQFRDYWLDRTDRRPGWDRTFHNRIRDIHDRVMRETRNDRPASNDQGITNPYARAVVARQAERAGHVVGQPDSWP